One Dama dama isolate Ldn47 chromosome 18, ASM3311817v1, whole genome shotgun sequence DNA window includes the following coding sequences:
- the LOC133072500 gene encoding large ribosomal subunit protein uL22-like → MVRYSLDPENPTKSCKSRGSNLRVHFKNTRETAQAIKGMHIRKATKYLKNVTLKKQCVPFRRYNGGVGRCAQAKQWGWTQGRWPKKSAEFLLHMLKNAESNAELKGLDVDSLVIEHIQVNKAPKMRCRTYRAHGRINPYMSSPCHIEMILTEKEQIVPKPEEEVAQKKKISQKKLKKQKLMAWE, encoded by the coding sequence ATGGTGCGCTATTCACTagacccagaaaaccccacaaaatcatgcaaatcaagaggttcaaatcttcgtgttcactttaagaacactcgtgagactgcccaggccataaagggtatgcatatccgaaaagccaccaagtatctgaagaatgtcactttaaagaagcaatgTGTGCCATTCCGTCGTTACAATGGTGGAGTTGGTAGGTGTGCACAGGCCAAACAGTGGGGCTGGACGCAGGGTCGGTGGCCcaaaaagagtgctgaatttttactacacatgctcaaaaatgcagagagtaatgCTGAACTTAAGGGCTTAGATGTAGATTCTCTGGTCATTGAGCACATCCAAGTGAACAAAGCCCCCAAGATGAGGTGCAGGACTTACAGAGCTCATGGTCGGATCAACCCCTAcatgagctctccctgccacattgagatgatccttactgaaaaagaacagattgttcctaaaccagaagaggaggttgcacagaagaaaaagatatcccagaagaaactgaagaaacaaaaacttatggcctgggaataa